Proteins co-encoded in one Actinobacillus succinogenes 130Z genomic window:
- a CDS encoding Bcr/CflA family multidrug efflux MFS transporter, with translation MSERKVSLLFIITLGILSMLPPLGIDMYLPSFLHIAQDLQVNAEQVQHTLTFFTFGMATGQLFWGPVGDSYGRKPIILLGVLVAAVVAFILTGVNSIQNFTALRFTQGFFGSAPVVLVGALLRDLFDKNELSKMMSIITLIFMIAPLLAPIIGGYIVKFFHWHMIFYVICMMGLLSALLVLLVIPETHRRENRIPLRLNIVARNFVTLWQQKEVLGYMLSSGLGFGGIFAFLTAGSIVYIGLYGVPVDQFGYFFMLNIAMMTISSMANGRFVQKVGAERMLRIGLVVQCCAGLFLISVAWFDLGFWPMALGVALFVGPNPLISSNAMASILEKFPHMAGTANSIAGSTRFGLGATVGSLVALMKMDTAKPMLLTMGTCTILAISCYYFLTYRHAGGK, from the coding sequence ATGAGCGAACGGAAAGTGAGCTTGCTGTTTATCATTACTCTCGGCATTTTATCCATGTTGCCGCCTCTCGGTATAGATATGTATTTACCGTCTTTTCTGCATATTGCGCAGGATCTTCAGGTGAATGCGGAGCAGGTTCAGCATACATTAACGTTTTTTACTTTCGGTATGGCGACGGGGCAGTTGTTCTGGGGACCGGTCGGTGACAGTTACGGGCGTAAACCGATTATTTTATTGGGCGTGCTGGTGGCGGCGGTGGTCGCGTTCATTTTAACCGGTGTAAATTCTATTCAAAATTTCACCGCACTTCGCTTTACTCAGGGCTTTTTCGGCTCTGCGCCGGTGGTGTTGGTCGGCGCTTTATTACGGGATTTATTCGACAAAAACGAATTATCGAAAATGATGTCGATTATTACGTTAATTTTCATGATTGCGCCGTTACTTGCCCCGATTATCGGCGGCTATATCGTGAAATTTTTCCATTGGCACATGATTTTTTATGTGATTTGTATGATGGGTTTGCTGAGTGCGTTATTGGTGCTGCTGGTTATTCCGGAAACCCATCGCCGAGAAAACCGCATTCCTTTGCGATTGAATATTGTGGCGCGTAATTTTGTCACCTTGTGGCAGCAAAAAGAAGTGCTGGGTTATATGCTTTCCTCGGGCTTAGGTTTCGGTGGCATTTTCGCTTTTCTTACCGCCGGTTCCATTGTGTATATCGGGTTGTACGGCGTTCCCGTGGATCAATTCGGTTATTTCTTTATGCTGAATATCGCCATGATGACGATTTCCTCTATGGCGAACGGACGCTTTGTGCAGAAAGTCGGGGCGGAGCGGATGCTGCGCATAGGTTTGGTCGTTCAATGTTGCGCCGGTTTGTTTTTGATTAGCGTGGCGTGGTTTGATTTAGGGTTTTGGCCGATGGCCTTAGGCGTGGCGCTGTTTGTGGGGCCGAATCCGTTGATTTCGTCTAATGCCATGGCCTCGATTCTGGAAAAATTTCCCCATATGGCGGGCACGGCGAATTCCATTGCCGGCAGTACGCGATTCGGTTTGGGCGCGACGGTGGGATCTTTGGTGGCGTTGATGAAAATGGATACCGCCAAACCGATGCTGCTGACGATGGGAACCTGCACGATTCTCGCCATAAGCTGCTATTACTTTTTAACTTATCGCCATGCGGGCGGGAAATAA
- the rsuA gene encoding 16S rRNA pseudouridine(516) synthase RsuA yields MRLDKFIAQQTGLTRSQATKSIRQGVVEVNGNMEKSGALKVSPQDEIVFDGEPLPWLEGLQYFMLNKPQGYVCSHEDGDYPTVYQFFDYPLAGKLHTAGRLDADTTGLVLLTDDGQWSHRVTSPKHYCEKTYLVTLADPVESNYQSACEQGILLRGEKEATKPAKLEIIDDYNVNLTITEGRYHQVKRMFAALGNKVVALHRWRVGTVVLDDDLEEGGFRALTQQEIEALL; encoded by the coding sequence ATGAGATTGGATAAATTTATTGCACAACAAACGGGGTTAACCCGCTCTCAGGCAACCAAATCGATTCGTCAGGGTGTTGTGGAAGTAAACGGTAATATGGAAAAAAGCGGAGCCTTGAAAGTTTCGCCGCAGGATGAGATCGTATTTGACGGCGAACCTTTGCCGTGGTTGGAAGGATTGCAATATTTTATGCTGAATAAACCGCAAGGTTACGTATGTTCCCATGAGGACGGCGATTATCCGACGGTTTATCAGTTTTTCGATTATCCGCTGGCGGGCAAGCTGCATACCGCAGGACGGCTGGATGCGGATACTACCGGTTTGGTGTTGTTGACGGATGACGGACAATGGTCTCACCGAGTGACTTCACCGAAACATTATTGTGAGAAAACTTATTTGGTGACCTTGGCGGATCCGGTGGAAAGCAATTATCAGTCGGCTTGCGAACAGGGCATTTTATTACGCGGCGAAAAGGAAGCGACGAAGCCGGCAAAACTGGAAATTATCGACGATTATAATGTAAATTTAACCATCACCGAAGGACGCTATCATCAGGTGAAACGTATGTTTGCGGCGTTAGGCAACAAAGTGGTGGCATTACATCGTTGGCGGGTCGGCACGGTGGTGCTGGACGACGATTTGGAAGAAGGCGGATTTCGTGCTTTAACTCAACAGGAAATAGAGGCATTGCTATGA
- the coaD gene encoding pantetheine-phosphate adenylyltransferase, whose amino-acid sequence MKTVIYPGTFDPITNGHLDIIERTAVLFPQVIVAVAASPTKKPLFDLQDRVQLAEESVAHLPNVRVIGFSGLLADAVKEHDITAIIRGMRTTMDFEYELQLAHLNRVLSQGVESLFLPSTEQWSYVSSTIVREIYLHNGNVDQFVPPPVLNALNRRRKADA is encoded by the coding sequence ATGAAAACTGTGATTTACCCCGGCACATTTGACCCAATCACCAACGGGCATTTGGATATTATCGAACGCACGGCGGTGCTGTTTCCGCAAGTGATTGTGGCGGTGGCGGCCAGCCCGACCAAAAAACCGTTATTCGACCTGCAGGATCGCGTACAATTAGCGGAAGAAAGCGTGGCGCATTTGCCGAATGTGCGCGTTATCGGTTTTTCCGGTTTGCTGGCGGATGCGGTGAAAGAACACGACATCACCGCCATTATTCGCGGCATGCGCACCACGATGGATTTTGAATACGAATTGCAATTAGCCCACTTAAACCGCGTACTTTCGCAGGGCGTGGAAAGCTTGTTCCTGCCGTCCACCGAGCAATGGTCTTACGTTTCGTCCACCATTGTACGGGAAATTTATCTACACAACGGCAACGTGGATCAATTCGTCCCGCCGCCGGTATTAAACGCATTAAACCGGCGCAGAAAAGCCGATGCTTAA
- the tpiA gene encoding triose-phosphate isomerase: MASRKPLVMGNWKLNGSKAFTRELIEGLKTELAGVEGCDVAIAPPVMYLAEAETALADSKIALGSQNVDVNVKGAFTGDISTEMLKDFGAKYIIIGHSERRTYHKESDEFIAKKFSALKEAGLTPVLCIGETEEENEAGKTEEVVSRQIDAVINALGVEAFNGAVIAYEPIWAIGTGKSATPAQAQAVHAFIRAHIAAKSQAVADQVIIQYGGSVNDANAAELFTQPDIDGALVGGASLKAPAFAVIVKAAAAAKA; the protein is encoded by the coding sequence ATGGCATCTCGTAAACCATTAGTAATGGGTAACTGGAAATTAAACGGCAGTAAAGCGTTCACCAGAGAATTAATCGAAGGCTTAAAAACCGAACTGGCCGGCGTAGAAGGCTGTGACGTCGCTATCGCACCGCCGGTAATGTACTTGGCTGAAGCGGAAACCGCGCTTGCCGACAGCAAAATAGCCTTAGGTTCACAAAATGTGGACGTAAACGTAAAAGGCGCGTTCACCGGTGACATCTCTACCGAAATGTTAAAAGATTTCGGTGCGAAATATATCATTATCGGTCATTCCGAGCGCCGTACTTATCACAAAGAAAGTGACGAATTCATCGCGAAAAAATTCTCCGCCTTAAAAGAAGCGGGTTTAACCCCGGTTTTATGTATCGGTGAAACCGAAGAGGAAAATGAAGCGGGCAAAACGGAAGAAGTGGTTTCCCGTCAAATTGATGCCGTCATCAACGCTTTAGGCGTAGAAGCCTTTAACGGTGCGGTTATCGCTTATGAACCGATTTGGGCAATCGGTACCGGCAAATCCGCCACTCCGGCTCAGGCACAAGCGGTGCATGCTTTTATTCGCGCTCATATTGCGGCGAAATCTCAAGCGGTAGCGGATCAAGTCATCATCCAATACGGCGGTTCCGTAAACGATGCAAACGCAGCCGAACTGTTCACACAACCGGATATTGACGGTGCATTAGTGGGCGGCGCGTCATTAAAAGCTCCCGCGTTCGCAGTAATCGTAAAAGCCGCGGCGGCAGCGAAGGCTTAA
- the waaA gene encoding lipid IV(A) 3-deoxy-D-manno-octulosonic acid transferase, translating into MRHFYTLLMYLLQPFVLLFMLIRSLKAPEYRRRFGERYGLYRNLTPPQAQGVLVHAASVGEVIAATPLIRRIQADYPELAVTVTTMTPTGSERVKTAFGESVAHVYLPYDLPDAVTRFIAFIRPKLCIVIETELWPNLIHGLYRRHIPCVIANARLSARSARRYGKFKHSLQEMLNEIELIAPQDDFSAKRYRDIGYQGKLRLTGNIKYDLHIGDELLNKINMLKSVIGNRPVWIAASTHEGEEEIILKSHRTLLQKYPNLLLVLVPRHPEHFRAVADMIESAGFTYARRATDNTPNADTQIFLGDTMGELMLLYGVADVAFVGGSLIKRGGHNPLEPLAFKCPVISGKYTFNFPEVFAKLKQVGGVIEIEENDAVLSQAVTDLLDNKTLRERLANAGYTVLTENRGALQRLLDLLKPYLEK; encoded by the coding sequence ATGCGCCATTTTTACACTCTATTAATGTATCTGCTGCAACCTTTTGTGTTGCTGTTTATGCTGATTCGCAGCCTGAAAGCCCCCGAATACCGTCGCCGTTTCGGCGAACGTTACGGTCTTTACCGCAATCTTACCCCGCCGCAAGCTCAAGGCGTACTGGTACATGCCGCATCGGTGGGTGAAGTGATTGCCGCCACACCGTTAATCCGTCGCATTCAGGCGGATTATCCCGAACTTGCCGTCACCGTCACTACCATGACTCCGACCGGTTCCGAGCGTGTCAAAACGGCATTCGGCGAAAGCGTCGCTCATGTTTATCTGCCTTACGATTTGCCTGACGCCGTTACCCGCTTCATCGCTTTTATCCGTCCGAAGCTCTGCATCGTGATTGAAACCGAATTATGGCCGAATCTGATACACGGGCTGTATCGCCGTCATATTCCGTGCGTTATCGCCAACGCACGGCTTTCCGCCCGTTCCGCCCGCCGCTACGGAAAATTCAAACATTCCCTGCAAGAAATGTTAAACGAAATCGAACTCATCGCGCCGCAGGATGATTTCAGCGCGAAACGTTATCGGGACATCGGCTATCAGGGTAAACTCCGCCTAACCGGCAATATCAAATACGACTTACATATCGGTGATGAATTACTGAATAAAATCAATATGTTAAAATCCGTTATAGGTAACCGCCCGGTTTGGATTGCCGCCAGTACTCACGAAGGCGAAGAAGAAATCATCTTAAAATCGCACCGCACTTTACTGCAAAAATACCCGAATTTATTACTCGTTTTAGTGCCGCGTCATCCCGAACATTTTAGAGCGGTGGCGGACATGATCGAAAGCGCCGGCTTTACCTATGCCCGCCGGGCCACAGACAATACACCGAATGCCGATACGCAGATTTTTCTGGGTGACACTATGGGTGAACTGATGTTGCTGTACGGTGTGGCGGACGTCGCCTTTGTAGGGGGCAGTCTGATTAAACGGGGCGGACACAATCCGTTGGAACCGCTGGCTTTTAAATGCCCGGTCATCAGCGGAAAATACACCTTTAATTTTCCCGAAGTTTTCGCCAAATTAAAGCAAGTAGGCGGCGTTATTGAAATCGAGGAAAACGATGCCGTACTTTCGCAAGCGGTAACCGATCTATTAGATAATAAAACACTGCGCGAACGGCTCGCTAATGCGGGTTACACCGTGTTAACGGAAAACCGTGGCGCGTTACAACGGTTATTGGATTTATTGAAACCCTATTTAGAGAAGTAA
- a CDS encoding zinc ribbon domain-containing protein, whose amino-acid sequence MALRKCPECRRKISESAEICPHCGFSFKAADLELYKQKLEQRRLHNRELNKQNARVQLVWLLIFAAVIGLAAWWRN is encoded by the coding sequence ATGGCGCTACGGAAATGTCCAGAATGTCGGCGAAAAATCAGCGAAAGTGCGGAAATTTGTCCTCATTGCGGTTTTTCTTTCAAGGCGGCGGATCTTGAACTTTACAAACAAAAACTGGAACAGCGCCGTTTGCACAATCGGGAGTTAAATAAGCAAAATGCCAGAGTTCAGTTGGTTTGGCTGCTGATTTTTGCCGCAGTCATCGGGCTTGCCGCCTGGTGGCGGAATTAA
- a CDS encoding YceK/YidQ family lipoprotein gives MKKTLLFMTALLLLNGCGTVVQLINPANKYEAYDGTRYDWQQAQKWGLPILDLPLSFLLDTALLPYVWSQQE, from the coding sequence ATGAAAAAAACGTTACTTTTTATGACCGCACTTCTTTTATTGAACGGGTGCGGAACCGTCGTTCAGTTGATTAACCCTGCCAATAAATACGAAGCTTATGACGGTACGCGATACGATTGGCAGCAGGCCCAGAAATGGGGGCTGCCGATTTTGGACTTGCCTCTTTCGTTTTTATTGGATACCGCTTTGTTACCTTATGTTTGGTCGCAACAAGAATGA
- a CDS encoding site-specific DNA-methyltransferase — protein sequence MLNWAGKSAAYQTLQTPTFKTLTPCVEESVDFEHTQNVFIEGENLDVLKVLQKSYFNSVKMIYIDPPYNTGNDFIYKDNFAESKAEYAERVGDLDADGKLKRAFVRNSKENGHYHSNWLNMMLPRLHLAKNLLTDDGVIFISIDDNEQAQLKLLCDEVFGEENFVAILSTENNPKGRKNSKYISISNDFCLIYAKNKEQGCFIENIPKNEKDMKQDENGNYVHSSGKRVLVGENEFNNFVTDFSSDKHYSIYFNKDEDDFIIRTEINILDKDDNLINQGYIRYVSFFGEHFVENTYTKSRILELYEDEALEFSADKIYEKNFSDTVRMKSMLNNRSYKAISDGKLIDYKLDLKTTSAGTFLKELFNTKIPVFSAPKNINFLKHLITLFEDKYFIALDFFAGSSSFPHSVLDLNYSDGGQRKFIAVQYPEEIDITTKNGKVANKFCKENNLRSYITEISKERIRRAGKHILQNNAENRPLDVGFKVFKLTESHFKQWQSPTAENLADQLEMFIDPVSEQTDTQAVLYEILLRLGLKLTAKVRLENQVFWVEDENGQTFALMLTEINDEMIEKVIATQPKKVVTLDRLFNGNDAQKKNTELQMQDADIAFFVI from the coding sequence ATGCTCAATTGGGCGGGTAAATCGGCAGCCTATCAAACCTTACAAACCCCAACCTTTAAAACACTCACGCCTTGTGTCGAAGAGAGCGTGGATTTTGAACATACTCAAAATGTATTTATCGAAGGTGAAAACCTTGATGTGTTAAAGGTGTTGCAAAAATCCTATTTCAATTCCGTCAAAATGATTTATATCGACCCGCCTTATAACACGGGTAATGATTTTATCTATAAGGATAATTTTGCCGAAAGCAAAGCCGAATACGCCGAAAGAGTGGGTGATTTGGACGCAGACGGCAAGCTCAAACGTGCTTTTGTGCGAAACAGCAAGGAAAATGGGCATTATCACAGCAACTGGCTGAATATGATGTTGCCCCGTTTGCACCTTGCCAAAAATTTGCTGACCGATGACGGCGTGATTTTTATTTCTATTGATGATAATGAACAGGCACAACTGAAATTATTATGTGATGAAGTGTTTGGGGAGGAGAATTTTGTGGCAATATTATCTACTGAAAACAATCCTAAAGGCAGAAAAAATTCTAAATATATTTCTATTAGTAATGACTTTTGTCTCATTTATGCTAAAAATAAAGAACAGGGATGTTTCATAGAAAATATTCCTAAAAATGAAAAAGATATGAAGCAGGATGAAAATGGCAACTACGTACATTCAAGTGGTAAGCGAGTTTTAGTTGGTGAAAATGAATTTAATAACTTTGTAACTGACTTTAGCTCAGATAAACACTATTCTATATATTTTAATAAAGATGAAGACGATTTTATTATAAGAACAGAAATTAATATTTTAGATAAAGATGATAATTTAATTAATCAAGGATACATAAGATATGTTTCTTTTTTTGGAGAGCATTTTGTAGAAAATACATATACAAAATCTAGAATCTTAGAATTATATGAAGATGAAGCATTGGAATTCTCAGCAGATAAAATTTATGAGAAAAATTTTAGCGATACAGTACGAATGAAAAGTATGCTAAATAATAGATCTTATAAAGCTATATCCGATGGGAAATTAATTGATTATAAATTAGATCTCAAAACTACATCAGCAGGAACTTTTTTAAAGGAACTATTTAATACCAAAATTCCTGTATTTTCTGCACCTAAAAATATTAATTTTTTAAAGCATTTAATAACTTTATTTGAAGATAAATATTTTATTGCTTTAGATTTTTTTGCTGGAAGTTCGTCATTTCCACATTCAGTTTTAGATTTGAATTATTCTGATGGTGGTCAACGTAAATTTATAGCAGTTCAATATCCAGAAGAAATAGATATAACAACCAAAAATGGAAAAGTAGCAAATAAATTCTGCAAAGAAAATAATTTAAGATCTTATATAACTGAGATTTCTAAAGAACGCATCCGCCGTGCCGGTAAACACATTTTGCAAAATAATGCTGAAAACCGACCGCTTGATGTGGGGTTTAAGGTATTTAAACTCACGGAAAGCCATTTTAAACAATGGCAATCGCCTACGGCAGAAAATTTAGCTGATCAACTGGAAATGTTTATCGATCCTGTGAGCGAGCAAACGGATACGCAAGCAGTGCTTTATGAAATTTTATTGCGGTTGGGCTTAAAACTGACGGCAAAAGTGCGATTGGAAAATCAGGTGTTTTGGGTGGAAGACGAAAACGGACAAACTTTTGCCTTAATGCTTACGGAAATCAATGATGAGATGATTGAAAAGGTGATTGCTACACAGCCGAAAAAAGTCGTTACCCTAGACCGTTTATTCAACGGCAATGACGCACAAAAGAAAAACACCGAATTGCAAATGCAAGATGCGGATATTGCGTTTTTTGTGATTTAA
- the fkpA gene encoding FKBP-type peptidyl-prolyl cis-trans isomerase has translation MLKIQKLSAVALLVGAVFVTAACNEKDKAASPATETQAAPVAENADLVKDPSYAVGVLLGSDLKGLVDSQKEVMNYDQDKLVSGVKDALAGKVDLTQNQELQKTLTDLNDKLSKATEEKAKEDAAKAAEAAKQAQADGEKFIAEFKQQEGVKETESGLLYRIQTPGEGDVIKPEDSVKVHYTGKLPNGTVFDSSVERGQPAEFALNQVIPGWTEGLQLVKKGGKIELVIPPKLAYGDQDLGTIPANSTLHFDVEVLDVTPAKK, from the coding sequence ATGTTAAAAATTCAAAAACTCTCAGCAGTCGCATTATTAGTCGGTGCTGTTTTTGTCACCGCAGCCTGTAATGAAAAAGACAAAGCGGCCTCACCGGCTACAGAAACTCAGGCGGCTCCGGTTGCTGAAAATGCGGATTTAGTGAAAGATCCCTCTTATGCCGTGGGTGTATTATTGGGTTCCGACCTGAAAGGTTTGGTAGATTCCCAAAAAGAAGTCATGAATTACGATCAGGATAAACTCGTTTCCGGCGTAAAAGATGCGTTGGCGGGTAAAGTGGATTTAACCCAAAATCAGGAATTGCAAAAAACCTTAACGGATTTAAACGATAAACTCAGCAAAGCGACGGAAGAAAAGGCCAAAGAAGACGCGGCAAAAGCGGCTGAAGCCGCCAAGCAGGCGCAAGCTGACGGCGAAAAATTCATTGCCGAATTCAAACAACAGGAAGGTGTGAAAGAAACCGAATCCGGTCTTTTGTATCGCATCCAAACTCCGGGTGAAGGTGATGTCATTAAACCGGAAGACAGCGTAAAAGTGCATTACACCGGTAAATTACCGAACGGCACCGTATTCGACAGTTCGGTAGAACGCGGACAACCTGCCGAATTCGCATTGAACCAAGTAATTCCGGGCTGGACGGAGGGTCTGCAATTAGTGAAAAAAGGTGGTAAAATCGAATTGGTCATTCCACCTAAATTAGCTTATGGCGATCAGGATTTAGGCACGATTCCGGCAAATTCAACCTTACATTTCGATGTAGAAGTGCTTGATGTCACACCGGCTAAAAAATAG
- a CDS encoding restriction endonuclease: protein MKLQFETLDYQLNAVNAAVNLFIGQPNATSGFALRSQNDLRFIPNLPLQISDEQLQQNLANQQNYQKIDRTLLSENGKNFTVEMETGTGKTYVYLRTIFELNKQYGWQKFVIVVPSVAIREGVLHTLDITQTHFNHVFDKPSVSPKFEYKSNQLSRLKTFANSNHIEILVMNIDAFAKDSNVINTINESGEAPISYIQKANPIVIIDEPQNMETDIRRNAIESLNPLFTLRYSATHKNAYNPIFSLNPVQAYELGLVKQIEVDSVVAENEVNGVYLALKEIKTAAKSWSAKIELLFNDSKAMKKKVVTVKPNQDLYDFSNQNEMYRSGFILSGMDAESQMVEFSNGTQIFQGVDHSQLKDDLQKMQIRRTVAEHLQKEKKLRPLGVKVLSLFFIDKVDNYRSSAEKPSGGKFAQWFEEIYRELAKEEPSGVHNGYFSQDKKGVAKDTNGTTQVDNDTYQLIMRDKEKLLSLDNPLRFIFSHSALREGWDNPNVFQICTLNDTASEMKKRQEIGRGLRLPVNQHGQRIYDRAQSTLTVIANESYEQFAATLQREIEEDCGVKFAKSHIKKREDKREVRYRKDFSLHPDFVAIWERIKQQTTYRVNFSNDELIERAVEKIHKMPAIEATKIKHAKAKLVIDESGIATDYRAAGETTVHSQWAIPALLNELQKKTGLTRITLCKILQQSDRLQEVFRNPQRFIDLVAEKINAVLQLIMADGIEYRKIAGKSYEMTLFRDFEFYANPYTFAVNDKTKTIYEDCISLDSTTEYTFAKHCESSEDIEFYFKLPERFKIPTPLGNYNPDWAVVFKGENKIYFVAETKNTGKGIQSGVDEDKLRENEQLKIAYARKNFHYLRLDYPDLDYQVVENVEELSGQYRNLR from the coding sequence ATGAAACTCCAATTTGAAACCTTAGATTACCAACTTAATGCCGTAAATGCGGCGGTGAATTTGTTTATCGGGCAGCCGAATGCGACTAGTGGATTTGCGTTAAGATCGCAAAATGATTTGCGTTTTATCCCGAATTTACCGTTGCAAATCAGCGATGAACAATTACAGCAAAATTTAGCTAATCAGCAAAATTATCAAAAAATCGACCGCACTTTGCTTAGCGAAAACGGTAAAAATTTTACCGTGGAGATGGAAACGGGAACGGGCAAAACCTATGTTTATTTACGCACCATTTTTGAGCTGAACAAACAATACGGTTGGCAAAAATTTGTGATTGTGGTGCCGAGCGTTGCCATTCGTGAGGGGGTATTGCATACCCTTGACATCACGCAAACGCATTTTAACCATGTGTTTGATAAGCCAAGCGTTAGCCCGAAGTTTGAATATAAAAGCAATCAGCTTTCCCGTTTAAAAACCTTTGCGAACAGTAATCATATTGAGATTTTGGTGATGAATATTGATGCTTTTGCCAAAGACAGCAATGTGATTAATACCATCAACGAAAGTGGCGAAGCACCCATCAGCTATATTCAAAAAGCCAATCCGATTGTCATCATTGATGAACCGCAAAATATGGAAACGGACATTCGCCGCAATGCGATTGAGAGCTTAAATCCGCTGTTTACCTTGCGTTATTCGGCAACCCATAAAAATGCCTATAACCCGATTTTCAGCTTAAACCCTGTGCAAGCTTATGAGCTAGGCTTGGTGAAACAGATCGAAGTGGACAGTGTAGTGGCAGAAAATGAGGTAAATGGCGTTTATCTTGCGTTAAAAGAGATCAAAACTGCGGCAAAAAGTTGGTCGGCAAAAATTGAGTTATTGTTTAACGATAGCAAAGCAATGAAGAAAAAAGTCGTGACTGTGAAACCTAATCAGGATTTGTACGATTTTTCCAATCAAAACGAAATGTATCGTTCCGGTTTTATTTTGAGCGGAATGGATGCGGAAAGCCAAATGGTAGAATTTTCTAACGGCACACAGATTTTTCAAGGCGTTGATCATTCTCAGCTAAAAGACGATTTGCAAAAAATGCAAATTCGCCGAACCGTTGCCGAACATTTGCAAAAAGAGAAGAAATTACGGCCGCTTGGAGTGAAAGTTTTATCGCTATTTTTTATTGATAAAGTAGATAACTACCGCTCATCTGCAGAAAAACCTTCAGGGGGCAAATTTGCACAATGGTTTGAAGAAATTTATCGTGAATTAGCGAAAGAAGAACCGAGCGGCGTACACAACGGCTATTTTTCGCAAGATAAAAAAGGCGTGGCGAAAGATACCAACGGCACCACGCAAGTGGACAATGACACTTATCAGCTGATTATGCGAGATAAAGAAAAATTGCTTTCTTTGGATAATCCGTTGCGTTTTATTTTTTCTCATTCCGCCTTGCGAGAAGGTTGGGATAACCCGAATGTGTTTCAAATTTGCACCTTAAACGACACTGCAAGCGAAATGAAAAAACGCCAAGAAATTGGGCGGGGCTTGCGACTGCCGGTTAATCAGCATGGGCAGCGTATTTATGATCGCGCTCAAAGTACGCTCACGGTAATTGCCAATGAAAGTTATGAACAATTTGCGGCAACGTTACAACGTGAAATTGAAGAAGATTGTGGCGTGAAATTCGCTAAAAGTCATATTAAAAAACGGGAAGATAAACGAGAAGTACGTTATCGCAAAGATTTCAGTTTGCACCCTGATTTTGTAGCAATTTGGGAGCGCATTAAGCAGCAAACCACTTATCGAGTAAATTTCAGTAACGATGAATTGATTGAACGTGCGGTGGAAAAAATCCACAAAATGCCAGCCATTGAAGCGACTAAAATTAAACACGCTAAAGCGAAATTGGTCATTGATGAAAGCGGTATTGCGACCGATTATCGTGCGGCAGGCGAAACAACCGTCCATTCGCAATGGGCAATTCCTGCGTTACTGAATGAATTGCAAAAGAAAACGGGACTTACCCGAATAACCCTTTGCAAAATTTTGCAACAATCTGACCGCTTGCAAGAGGTGTTTCGTAATCCGCAACGTTTTATAGATTTGGTGGCGGAAAAAATCAATGCGGTATTGCAACTTATTATGGCAGACGGCATCGAGTATCGAAAAATTGCCGGGAAAAGTTATGAAATGACGTTGTTCAGGGATTTTGAGTTTTATGCCAACCCATATACTTTCGCCGTAAACGATAAAACGAAAACCATTTATGAAGATTGTATTTCGCTGGACTCCACCACCGAATATACCTTTGCCAAACATTGCGAAAGCAGCGAAGACATTGAATTTTATTTTAAATTGCCTGAACGTTTCAAAATCCCCACTCCGTTGGGTAATTACAATCCTGACTGGGCAGTGGTGTTTAAAGGAGAAAATAAAATCTATTTTGTTGCCGAAACCAAAAATACCGGCAAAGGTATTCAAAGTGGCGTAGATGAAGACAAATTACGTGAAAATGAGCAGCTGAAAATTGCCTATGCCCGTAAGAATTTCCACTATTTACGCTTGGATTATCCGGATTTGGATTATCAAGTGGTGGAGAACGTCGAGGAATTATCGGGTCAGTATCGAAATCTTAGATAA
- a CDS encoding SlyX family protein, which yields MQNLEERIAELEMKITFQDNLLEELNLALVQQQFVIDRIQVQLRHLTAKLKDMQPSNIADQAEETPPPHY from the coding sequence ATGCAAAATCTTGAAGAACGAATCGCCGAATTAGAAATGAAAATTACATTCCAAGATAATTTATTAGAGGAGCTAAACCTTGCATTAGTTCAACAACAATTTGTGATTGATCGCATACAGGTGCAATTACGCCATTTGACGGCGAAATTGAAGGATATGCAACCCTCGAATATTGCCGATCAGGCGGAAGAGACGCCGCCGCCTCATTATTAA